Proteins encoded by one window of Manihot esculenta cultivar AM560-2 chromosome 10, M.esculenta_v8, whole genome shotgun sequence:
- the LOC110604501 gene encoding nudix hydrolase 2 isoform X2, which produces MCDLVSNVDSSTQSSASVVALHAIVGRRSPVHRLSAPSATWLSSILCLPQPSIFLSSQSSILISNCKRPLDLIYCESVSILGNSAPIENGVNHVKSLPASNDDHEGVIVYMKEPMEPDVFLTLLRASLSLWRQQAKRGVWIKLPIELVNLVETAVKEGFWYHRAEPSYLMLAYWIPETASTIPTNASHRVGIGAIVINDKREVLVV; this is translated from the exons ATGTGCGACTTAGTTAGCAACGTCGACTCCTCCACACAATCGTCGGCGTCGGTCGTCGCTCTCCACGCAATCGTCGGTCGTCGCTCTCCAGTCCATCGGCTCTCCGCGCCGTCAGCAACTTGGTTGTCCTCAATCCTCTGTCTTCCTCAGCCCTCAATCTTCCTCAGTTCTCAGTCCTCAATCCTCATCAGCAACTGTAAAAg gcCCCTTGACTTAATTTACTGTGAATCTGTGTCAATTTTGGGAAATTCTGCACCAATTGAAAATGGTGTTAATCATGTTAAATCGCTTCCTGCATCTAATGATGATCATGAGGGTGTAATAGTTTACATGAAGGAGCCTATGGAACCTGACGTATTTCTCACCTTGCTCAGAGCTTCATTATCACTGTGGAGGCAACAG GCGAAGAGGGGAGTTTGGATTAAGTTACCCATTGAACTTGTAAATCTTGTAGAAACTGCAGTTAAG gaAGGATTTTGGTACCACCGTGCTGAGCCAAGTTACCTTATGCTTGCTTACTGGATTCCTGAAACTGCAAGTACAATCCCTACTAATGCTTCACATAGAGTAGGTATTG
- the LOC110604501 gene encoding uncharacterized protein LOC110604501 isoform X4 — protein MCDLVSNVDSSTQSSASVVALHAIVGRRSPVHRLSAPSATWLSSILCLPQPSIFLSSQSSILISNCKRPLDLIYCESVSILGNSAPIENGVNHVKSLPASNDDHEGVIVYMKEPMEPDVFLTLLRASLSLWRQQAKRGVWIKLPIELVNLVETAVKME, from the exons ATGTGCGACTTAGTTAGCAACGTCGACTCCTCCACACAATCGTCGGCGTCGGTCGTCGCTCTCCACGCAATCGTCGGTCGTCGCTCTCCAGTCCATCGGCTCTCCGCGCCGTCAGCAACTTGGTTGTCCTCAATCCTCTGTCTTCCTCAGCCCTCAATCTTCCTCAGTTCTCAGTCCTCAATCCTCATCAGCAACTGTAAAAg gcCCCTTGACTTAATTTACTGTGAATCTGTGTCAATTTTGGGAAATTCTGCACCAATTGAAAATGGTGTTAATCATGTTAAATCGCTTCCTGCATCTAATGATGATCATGAGGGTGTAATAGTTTACATGAAGGAGCCTATGGAACCTGACGTATTTCTCACCTTGCTCAGAGCTTCATTATCACTGTGGAGGCAACAG GCGAAGAGGGGAGTTTGGATTAAGTTACCCATTGAACTTGTAAATCTTGTAGAAACTGCAGTTAAG ATGGAGTAA